The DNA sequence ATGAGTGAATGGGATTATAAAATTTTTTGGGATGAAGCTGTTAAGCAGTTTAAGGAAGAATTAGCCTTTTCTATATTTTCTATGTGGTTTTTACCGTCCAAATATGAAAAATCTACGGAAAATACCGTATATCTTAGTGTTCCGTCGAAATTTTTTAGAGATCAGATGATTCATAATTATAAGAATAGTATCGAAAAAAAACTGTTTGAGCTGTCAGGTAAAAAAATATCTATAGATTTTATCATCAAACCAAATACTTCCGAAGACCTTTCTAAAGTAGAAAATGAGGTAGGAAATGATAAAAAAACAGATGCCGAAAAGCCGACATCTGCGGAATCCAAGAAAAAATCCGTAAAAACCGAGGGAGGAAGGGGACAGCATCCCGATCTGAGACCTGAATATAATTTTGAGGACTTTGTTGTAGGCCCGAATAATAACTTTGGAGTAAATGCCGCTATAGCCGTTTCTACAAATCCGGGGAGCGCTTATAACCCGTTTTTGATTTATGGCGGGGTAGGCTTGGGAAAAACCCATCTTATGCAGGCTATAGGAAATAAAATATGGGATACGACAAAGCTTAAAGTTATTTATGTTACGGCAGAAAATTTTACAAACGAATTCGTAGAATGTGTACAAAAAAAGATGATGCCTGCTTTTAAAAGTAAGTACCGAAAGGCTGATGTCCTTCTCATAGACGATATCCACTTTTTTCAAGGAAAGGTAGAAACTCAAGAAGAGCTTTTTCATACTTTTAATGAGCTCTACGAAAAAAATAAGCAGATTGTGTTTACGTGCGACCGCCCGCCCGCAGAGCTTAAAAATCTTTCACAGCGTTTAAAATCGAGGTTTGAACGCGGCTTAAATGTAGACTTACAGACTCCGGCCTATGAAATACGCTATGCGATTCTTTTAAAGAAAATGGAAAAACACAGCACAAAAATTCCTAACGAATTTATTGATATGATTGCAAAAAATGTTTCTTCAAATGTGCGTGACTTGGAAGCGGCTTTAACAAAACTTATCGCCTATACGGAGCTTACAAAAAAAACAATGGACGAGGCTACGGCAAAAAATCTTTTAAGAGATATTTTCGGTTCAACCCGCCAACGGAATGTTACCATCGACCTCATTCAAAAAACCGTTGCCGATTATTTTAGTATTTCGATTTCGGACATTAAAAGTAAAAAAAGAACCAAGAGCTTTTCGTTTCCGCGCCAAATTGCCATGTTCCTTTGCAGGGAAATGACCGAGTGTTCTACCACCGAGTTGGGTAACGACTTCGGAGGCAGGGACCACACGACCATCTTGCACGGCTGCAACAAGATTGAAGAGCAAATTGCTGCCGACCCAAGTTTAGAAAAAATTATACATGAACTTAGAAACACGATAAAGGAAAATACTAATAAATAGGTATCTATTGTTGGAACAATGAGCAAAGTTTACCGATAAAGATATCTAAATCACATAAATTCGAACTTTTTAAAATAGTAGCATTGCCATCTTTACTGTTTAGCTTATATCCGAAGTATTTATCTTTTGTAAAAAGCGAATTAATTAACATAGGTTCAATGGCATTTAGTTTATAAAAAAATATAACTTTTTCTTTTTTATATCTTTTTAGAACAATGGCATTTTCAAATAAATCGGCTTGTGTCCAGAAATCAAACTCCCAAGGCAGTATCAATTTATTTTTTGCCCTTGATACGAA is a window from the Treponema denticola genome containing:
- the dnaA gene encoding chromosomal replication initiator protein DnaA; translation: MSEWDYKIFWDEAVKQFKEELAFSIFSMWFLPSKYEKSTENTVYLSVPSKFFRDQMIHNYKNSIEKKLFELSGKKISIDFIIKPNTSEDLSKVENEVGNDKKTDAEKPTSAESKKKSVKTEGGRGQHPDLRPEYNFEDFVVGPNNNFGVNAAIAVSTNPGSAYNPFLIYGGVGLGKTHLMQAIGNKIWDTTKLKVIYVTAENFTNEFVECVQKKMMPAFKSKYRKADVLLIDDIHFFQGKVETQEELFHTFNELYEKNKQIVFTCDRPPAELKNLSQRLKSRFERGLNVDLQTPAYEIRYAILLKKMEKHSTKIPNEFIDMIAKNVSSNVRDLEAALTKLIAYTELTKKTMDEATAKNLLRDIFGSTRQRNVTIDLIQKTVADYFSISISDIKSKKRTKSFSFPRQIAMFLCREMTECSTTELGNDFGGRDHTTILHGCNKIEEQIAADPSLEKIIHELRNTIKENTNK